A region of the Hydrogenimonas thermophila genome:
GTGCTATTTATGGTAATATTTGCATTACTAAAGGGTAATACAAAATTCAAAGAGATATTTGGGTGGATGGTTTATAATAAAGAAAACCCGATACTTAAAGATATTTTTGA
Encoded here:
- a CDS encoding transposase family protein, which encodes MKQYTKAKALLESLKTIPDYRVDIGKIQYPLAEVLFMVIFALLKGNTKFKEIFGWMVYNKENPILKDIF